A genomic window from Lotus japonicus ecotype B-129 chromosome 1, LjGifu_v1.2 includes:
- the LOC130715016 gene encoding protein PSK SIMULATOR 1-like encodes MATASNSKIEFLVWLSQIMGGLCSRSATVDRVFATTTTTTDAAATASPSNKTTTTADFTTPPQPRETMDRNLPEPSDFYDGIPRFPDKPRARASKVSEVSSRLGRVGLEVLDTLGSSVTNLNSGGGFVSGAAIKGNEVAILAFEVANTLVKGFHLVQSLSPQNIRHLNEDVLLSKSVQDLVSKDRDELLSIVAADKRQELKVFSDEVIRFGNRSKDPQWHNLERYFEKISKESNAQRLSRDEAESIMQQLMNLVQYTAELYHELHALDRFQQDIQRKSEEEDNKGDDLAFLRAEVKSQKKQIKHLKKKSLWSRSLEEVVEKLVDIVHFLHLEISNAFGSEDGYKPIIGHMSNRQRLGPAGLALHYANIVLQIDTLVARSSAMPSNLRDTLYQSLPPNIKSALRSKLPSFRVVEELTVADIKEEMEKTLQWLVPIATNTSKAHHGFGWVGEWANTGSEANRKAVQTGIMRIETFHHADKGKVEYYIVDLLLWLQRLAIKIKAGSDAGKVKSPMKSSAGTTSEKTNKESTNALSPILTIDEQTMLQDVSKKALIKGISKSMDFDSLRSRLRENYRLTKSWSLSSTKSKELSFNRILSKLPVIDFDIDKERALNVIDRLDVVR; translated from the exons ATGGCAACTGCTTCCAATTCAAAGATTGAGTTCCTCGTCTGGTTGTCTCAAATCATGGGCGGTCTCTGCTCCCGCTCCGCCACCGTTGACCGCGTcttcgccaccaccaccaccaccaccgatgCCGCCGCCACcgcttctccttccaacaaaaccaccaccaccgctgaTTTCACCACTCCGCCTCAACCACGCGAAACCATGGACCGAAACCTTCCAGAACCTTCCGATTTCTACGACGGAATCCCTCGTTTCCCCGATAAACCTAGGGCTAGAGCATCCAAG GTTTCGGAGGTGAGTTCGCGGCTAGGAAGAGTTGGATTGGAGGTTTTGGACACTCTAGGCAGCAGCGTTACCAATCTGAACTCCGGCGGTGGATTCGTTTCTGGTGCTGCTATCAAGGGGAATGAGGTTGCCATCTTAGCGTTTGAAGTTGCCAACACCCTCGTCAAAGGTTTTCATCTCGTGCAATCTCTCTCGCCTCAAAATATCAGGCATTTGAATGAGGACGTGCTTCTTTCAAAGTCTGTGCAGGATTTGGTGTCCAAGGATAGGGATGAGCTTCTTAGCATTGTAGCTGCTGATAAGAG ACAGGAGTTGAAAGTTTTTTCTGATGAGGTGATTCGATTTGGGAATCGTTCGAAGGATCCTCAGTGGCATAACTTGGAACGTTACTTTGAGAA GATTAGCAAGGAATCAAATGCTCAGAGACTATCAAGAGATGAGGCAGAATCAATCATGCAGCAGTTGATGAACCTGGTTCAATATACAGCT GAATTGTACCATGAACTTCATGCTTTAGATAGATTTCAACAAGATATCCAGCGTAAGAGTGAAGAGGAGGATAACAAAG GTGATGACCTTGCATTCTTGAGGGCTGAAGTTaaaagtcaaaagaagcaaattaaacatttaaagaaaaaatcacTCTGGTCTAGAAGTTTGGAGGAG GTTGTAGAGAAGCTTGTAGATATTGTCCATTTTTTACATTTGGAGATAAGCAATGCCTTTGGAAGTGAAG ATGGCTACAAACCAATAATTGGACACATGAGCAATCGCCAAAGACTAGGTCCTGCTGGCCTTGCTTTGCATTATGCAAATATAGTGCTTCAAATTGATACTCTT GTAGCCAGATCTAGTGCTATGCCTTCGAATTTAAGGGATACATTATATCAAAGCTTGCCTCCTAATATAAAATCAGCTCTACGTTCCAAATTACCATCCTTTCGTGTTGTAGAAGAG CTAACTGTAGCAGATATCAAAGAAGAGATGGAGAAAACATTACAATGGTTGGTTCCCATTGCCACAAACACATCCAA AGCACATCATGGTTTTGGTTGGGTCGGGGAGTGGGCAAACACAGG CTCTGAAGCGAATAGGAAGGCTGTCCAGACTGGTATCATGCGGATCGAGACATTCCATCATGCAGATAAAGGCAAAGTAGAATACTATATTGTGGACCTTCTGTTATGGCTTCAACGTTTGGCCATTAAAATAAAAGCTGGCAGCGATGCTGGTAAAGTGAAGTCTCCTATGAAATCTTCTGCTGGCACTACCTCGGAAAAGACGAACAAGGAGTCTACAAATGCCCTATCACCAATATTAACAATTGATGAGCAAACCATGCTGCAGGATGTAAGTAAGAAAGCACTAATTAAAGGGATCAGTAAAAGCATGGACTTTGACAGTCTCAGGAGTAGGTTGAGGGAGAACTACAGACTCACCAAGAGTTGGAGTCTTTCATCAACTAAAAGCAAGGAACTCTCTTTTAATAGGATTTTGTCTAAGCTTCCTGTGATTGATTTTGACATCGACAAAGAAAGAGCATTGAATGTGATAGACAGACTAGATGTGGTAAGATAA
- the LOC130715000 gene encoding uncharacterized protein LOC130715000 — MEEQAAGKSRRERRKESRLAKNASKHQSWLNHQKSRAAIKGGSNDSELKTKSELDQSVSPNTHEKQVVKLESFSGKHEAAKEYNVPEEIRGSVPKKMSKDAQRSLRKKRAKMSVMDFSVEDNKDIELERKLSKKLKVKEGKLSGMDDGLNVLLEGMSSFADLMGEGEDSDTDEFPVKRLKKKSSSSKKHKLSKGKIEEQVLDGASGPLETYNQDVASEVPDSVPSRKNHKKRKSPDQQLEDDAEHDAGDMSKPPESCGTEVTSQVAPAEVLVKKAKEKYIAPHLRARAGNEPEEHTQIRRRVRGLLNRLSESNVESITGELSLIFQSVARSVASRITIEEILASCSSGPRGNEQYAAVFAAFVAGMACLVGIDFSAKFMASFAKCFEDEYHKEDNLSLRNLTLLLSYLCIFGVCSSDLIYDFLIMLSKRLAEMDVSIILAVLQCCGMKIRADDPTSMKNFILSVQNTSNKLKPSSGDDHEKKYSKRMEFMLETICDIKNNKSRAKEDPAHHTRIKKWLQKIRAVDIMIRGLKWSKLLDPDKKGQWWLSGDVASAADNVEEVADRIDKDVLETQRMLELAAAQKMNTDARRAIFCIIMSGEDYLDAFEKLLRLELPGKQDRDIMRVLVECCLQEKVFNKYYTVLAVKLCEYDKNHKFTLQFCLWDHFKRLETMPLLRSMHLSKFVAEMVASFTLSLAALKTVDLSDITLLTPKRIMHFRILFEAIFEYPESLVWNIFTRAAVTPELEGLRQGIEFFIKEYIVKTNKALTQKFKLARRALNNMEGILM; from the exons ATGG AGGAACAAGCTGCTGGGAAATCACGCCGAGAGCGAAGGAAAGAATCCCGATTGGCCAAAAATGCATCAAAGCACCAATCTTGGCTCAACCACCAG aAATCTAGAGCTGCTATTAAAGGAGGGAGTAATGATTCGGAGTTGAAAACTAAAAGTGAATTAGACCAGTCAGTTAGTCCAAATACCCATGAAAAACAAGTTGTGAAGTTGGAATCTTTTTCTGGGAAACATGAGGCTGCTAAAGAATACAATGTGCCAGAGGAAATTCGTGGCTCTGTACCGAAGAAAATGAGCAAGGATGCTCAAAGAAGTTTAAGGAAGAAGAGGGCTAAGATGAGTGTGATGGATTTTTCCGTAGAGGACAATAAGGATATAGAATTGGAAAGAAAACTTTCCAAGAAGCTCAAGGtgaaggaaggaaaattgaGCGGGATGGATGATGGGCTGAATGTGTTACTTGAAGGAATGTCATCGTTTGCCGATTTAATGGGAGAAGGGGAGGATTCCGATACCGATGAATTTCCTGTGAAgcggttgaagaagaagagctCGTCGAGTAAGAAGCATAAGTTGTCAAAGGGAAAGATTGAAGAACAAGTATTAGATGGTGCGTCGGGGCCTTTAGAAACTTATAATCAAGATGTAGCATCAGAAGTTCCTGACAGTGTACCTTCGAGGAAGAAccataagaaaagaaaatctcCAGATCAACAGCTGGAAGATGACGCGGAGCATGATGCCGGTGACATGTCCAAGCCTCCAGAATCCTGTGGGACAGAGGTCACATCACAGGTTGCTCCTGCTGAAGTTCTGGTGAagaaagcaaaagaaaaatatatagcACCTCACTTGAGAGCTCGCGCTGGCAATGAACCTGAAGAGCATACTCAAATTCGAAGACGTGTGCGCG GCCTTCTTAACAGGCTTTCTGAATCTAATGTTGAATCAATTACTGGAGAACTGTCCTTGATCTTTCAG TCTGTTGCTCGTAGTGTTGCATCTCGGATTACGATTGAAGAGATTTTAGCATCATGTTCTAGTGGCCCCCGTGGCAATGAACA GTATGCTGCTGTGTTTGCTGCATTTGTTGCAGGAATGGCCTGTTTGGTTGGTATTGACTTCAGTGCAAAGTTTATGGCTTCCTTTGCTAAATGCTTTGAG GATGAGTACCATAAAGAAGACAATCTCTCGTTGCGGAATCTTACTCTTCTCCTATCCTATCTATGTATATTTGGAGTCTGTTCTAG TGATTTAATATATGACTTTCTAATAATGCTGAGCAAGCGGTTAGCTGAGATGGATGTTTCTATCATTTTGGCGGTGTTACAAT GTTGTGGGATGAAAATAAGGGCTGATGATCCAACTTCCATGAAAAATTTCATTCTTAGTGTTCAGAATACGTCAAATAAGTTGAAGCCTTCCTCTGGAGATGACCATGAAAAGAAATACAGTAAAAGA ATGGAGTTCATGCTTGAAACCATATGTGACATCAAGAACAACAAGAGCAGGGCAAAAGAGGACCCTGCACATCATACTCGGATTAAGAAGTGGTTACAGAAG ATAAGAGCTGTTGACATTATGATTAGAGGGCTCAAATGGAGCAAGTTGCTTGATCCTGATAAGAAGGGCCAATGGTGGTTGTCTGGAGATGTAGCTTCTGCAGCCGATAATGTTGAAGAAGTTGCTGACAGAATAGACAAAGATGTTCTTGAAACACAAAGAATGCTGGAGCTTGCTGCTGCTCAAAAGATGAACACTGATGCCAGAAGGGCAATCTTTTGTATTATAATGAGCGGGGAGGACTATCTTGATGCATTTGAGAAGCTTCTAAGATTGGAATTACCAGGCAAGCAG GACAGAGATATAATGAGGGTTCTTGTGGAGTGTTGCTTGCAAGAGAAAGTTTTTAACAAGTATTATACAGTGCTGGCTGTGAAGTTGTGCGAGTATGACAAAAATCATAAGTTCACTCTGCAG TTTTGCCTGTGGGACCACTTTAAGCGGCTGGAGACAATGCCACTTCTGAGGTCAATGCACCTTTCAAAGTTCGTGGCTGAAATGGTTGCCTCTTTCACTCTCTCCCTTGCAGCTTTGAAGACTGTGGATCTGAGTGATATCACCCTGTTAACACCAAAAAGGATAATGCATTTCCGCATTCTGTTTGAGGCCATTTTCGAGTATCCTGAGAGCTTGGTATGGAATATATTCACTCGTGCAGCAGTGACCCCTGAACTTGAAGGTCTTCGTCAAGGCATTGAGTTTTTCATTAAGGAGTACATTGTGAAAACTAATAAAGCTCTAACTCAAAAATTTAAGTTGGCAAGAAGAGCTCTTAATAATATGGAAGGGATTCTGATGTGA